TAGTGCTCCACCCGCTCGCGGCTCGGGGTGGCCAGCTGGACGAAGGTGACGTCCTCCGCGCTGACCCTGCCCTCGTGCAGCAGCTCGTGCAGCGCCTGCAGCCGCAGGTCGATGCCCTTGGTGTAGTCCAGCCGGTCGACTCCGAGCAGGATGGTCTTCGGGTTGCCCAGCTCGGCACGCACCTGCGTGGCCCGCTCGGCGACGTGCTTGCTGCGGGCGAGGTTGTCTAGGCCGCTCGCGTCGATGGAGATGGGGAAGGAACCGACCCGGACCGTGCGGTCGCCGACCTGCACCATGCCCGGCCGGGAGCGCACCCCGACCGCGCCCCGGCTCGGCTCGAGGCCGATCAGCTGCCGGGCCAGCCAGAGGAAGTTCTGCGCACCGCCAGGGCGGTGGAAGCCGACCAGGTCGGCGCCGATCAGGCCGCGCACGATCTCCGCCCGCCACGGCAGCTGCATGAACAGTTCGACCGGCGGGAACGGGATGTGCAGGAAGAAGCCGATGCGCAGGTCGGGACGCAGGTCGCGGAGCATGCTCGGCACCAGCTGCAACTGGTAGTCCTGCACCCACACGGTCGCGCCCTGGCCCGCCACCTGCGCGCTGGCCTCGGCGAAGCGGCGGTTGACCCGGACATAGCTCTCCCACCAGCTGCGGTCGAAGACCGGGCGGGCGACCACGTCGTGGTAGAGCGGCCAGAGCGTGGCATTGGAGAAGCCCTCGTAGTAGTCCCGGACCTCGTCCCCGGTCAGCCGCACCGGGTGCAGGATCAGGCCGTCGTCGACGAACTCCTCCACCTCGACGTCGGGCACTCCGGGCCAGCCGACCCAGGCCCCCTTGCGGGAGCGTAGGAAGGGCTCCAGCGCGGAGACCAGGCCGCCAGGGCTCTGGGTCCAGCGTTGACTGCCATCGGCGGAACGTTCGAGGTCCACGGGTAGCCGGTTGGCCACCACCACGAACTCCGCCGCCGTGTGTTCTGGCTCGGTGCTCTCCGGGGGTGCCATACCACGAACAGTATCCGGTGCGGCGCCGGCATGAGGTGTGAGCAATCCAGCAGCACGACACTCGTTCAGTCGAGTGCCGCGCTGCCGGCCGGTGCTCAGTCGAGCCTGCGGCTGTGCCGCAGCGGACCGGCCATCCGCGGCCCGGACAGCCTGCGTTCCAGCCTGCCCAGTCCGGTGCGCAGGGGCTGGGCCAGATACTCGCCGAGGACCACCCCCGCGGCCAGGGCGAGCCCGATCGCGACCGCGGTCATCAGGGTGATGATCGCGCCGTTCTCGATCAGCATGTACAGCCCGCGGTAGGTGGCGAGCCCTGGTAGCAGCGGGGTGATCCCGGACACCGCGACCACCAGCGGGGTCACTTTCAGCCTGCGGGCCAGCACCCCGCCGCCGAGCCCGACCAGGGTGGCCGCGACCGCGGAGGCGGTGATCTGGTTCGCCTCCAGCAGCCGCAGCGCGCCGTAGGCACCGGCGCCGACCGCCCCCGCGACACTGGCCACCAGCAGCGGCCGAAGGCGGGTGTAGGAGGCCAGCGCGAAGCAGGCCGCCGCCCCGGAACCGGCCATGACCATCACCGGCAGCTCGAACGTGGTCACCGTGCCCGCGAGGGCGGGCGAGGAGCTGGTGATGCCGAGTGTGGTCGCGAGGTTGATGGCGATGGCCACTCCGGTGATCAGCCCGGCACTCATCATCGCCACTTCCATCGCCCGGCCCGAGGCGGTGACGTAGTACCCGGTGATCGCGTCCTGCACCGCCGACACGGTGGACAAACCGGACAGCAGCACGGTGATCGCCGCCGCGACCACCAGCGTCGGTCGCTCCAGCGGCAGGACGTCGAAGTGCACCAGCAGGGTGGCCGTCATGGTGGCGATCAGGCCGCCGATGGCCTGCTGGAAGAAGAACGGCAGGGCGTAGCGGTTCAGCAGCCTGCCGAGCCGGTCGACCACGCCGCTGATTACGAACGCGGCCAGCGCGGTCCAGGCGTCGCCGCCGATGATCAGCGAGATGAACGCCGCCATGCCGCCCCAGGCCAGGGTGGAGATCCAGCGCGGGTAGGGGTGTGGGGCGTCGTAGATCCGCTGCAGTTCGGTGGAGGCCTCCTCGGCGCTGATCCGGCCACGGGTGATCCGCTGCACCAGCTGCTCGGTGGCGGTGAGCCTGCTGTAGTCGAGGCTGCGGCCGCGGACCACGCGCAGCGCGGTGACCGGTGGCAGGTCGGAACCGCGGTGGCAGGTGATGGTGATCGAGGTGAAGATCACGTCCACCTCGCAGTGCGGCAGGCCGAGCGCCTGGGTCACCGCGATCATGGTGGCCGTCACGTCGGAGGCGCCCGCCCCGCTGAGCATCTGCACCTCGCCGATCCGCAGCGCGAGGTCCAGTACGAAGTGGACGGTTGCCTCGTCGGGGAGCATGGGGCCGATGGCGGCGTCGGTGTCCACCGCGGGCTGCTCCCCGGTCGGTGCCTCCAGCACATGCCATGCCCGGCTGCGGGCGGTTCGCCCCTTGCGGCGATTCGCGGCCCGGTTGTCCGGCCCGTGCTCGTCCTGCGGCGGTTCGAGCACCTGCCACGCGTTCTTACGGTTCCCGGGCGTCCTGGCCCGCTGCCTGGCCTTCACGACGGTTCCACCTCCTCACTGCTCCCGTGATTCCCGCTGACCATCGGGCTCCATTGTCCGACCGTTGCACGGTGCGATCAGTGGCGTCCACCACAGATTCGCGGAGGTCACGCGGGCACGTCGGCGACCGCGGCACGGTGGCCGATACACTTGACGCCGCGTTGACACACGCGCTCGCCGGTATAGCTCAGTTGGTAGAGCATCCGCCTTGTAAGCGGAAGGTCAGGGGTTCGAGCCCCCTTGCCGGCTCCGGTCCGCCGGTGGCTGTCACAGAATCCGAACGAGGCAGGGACAGTCTCGTGAGCAGCCTGCCCGATCATGGGTGGGTGTCGTCGAACTCGCTGTACCTCAGCACTGGCCGGATTGGCGTCGGCCGGGGCAGGGCAGGGCGGCTGCTGGTGGGCGCGCTGGCCTGCCTGCTCGCACTCGGGCTGACCTGCCTGGTGTTCGTCTGGACGCGGGGCGGCCAGCAACTCGAGCAGGAACTGCTGCCTGGCTGGCGACCGGGCAGCGGACGTGGACAACAGGCCGCGCTGCTCGAACCCGCGCGGGTCGTGCTGTCCTTCGCAGGCGACCCGGTGGTGCTGGGCGCGCTGCTCGGCCTGGCGTTGCTGGTGGGCGCACTGTCCGGAAGATGGCGGGCGGGCTTGGCCGGAGCCGGTCTGTTCCTCGCCTCGGTGTCCGCCGCGCGCCTGCTCAAGCTGGTGGTGCCGCGTCCGGACCTCGGTGTGGCGGGCTCGACCACGCACAACAGTTTCCCCAGTGGTCACGTCGCGGCCGCGATGTCCCTCCTGCTCGTCTTCCTGTTCGTCTCGCCCGCTCGCGCGCGCTGGTGGCTGGCCGTCCCCGGGATGGCCGGGGTAGCCATGGTCGGCGCGGCCACCATGATCGCGGGCTGGCACCGGCTCAGTGACGTGCTCGGCAGCGTGCTGCTGGCCACCGCCCTGGCTTGCCTGCTGGCGGCGGCACTGGTCGCATCGGCCGGGCGGCGTGTCCTGGGTGCTGGTGATCGAGGACGGTCCGGCCGTCCGGGACGGCAATGAGCTGCCACCGTTGACCTCGATCTAGGTTGAGGTGTGAGTCTGGGTTCATGACGACACGGACTTTGGAAACCACCGAGGTGCAGGACTGGAACATCGAGGCCGTCGAGCTGGACGCCTACCTGGAACGGATCGGCCATCCGCTGGTCGCGCCGACGGCCGAGGCGCTGAGTTCGTTGCATGAGGCCCATGTCCGCGCCATCCCGTTCGAGAACCTGGACGTGGTGCTCGGCAAGCATCCCGGGCTGGACCTGGGCGTGGTGGCCGACAAGCTGGTGCACCGGCGCCGCGGCGGCTACTGCTTCGAGCACGGGTTGCTGTTCGCCGCGGCGCTGGAGCGGCTGGGATTCACCGTGCATCGGCGGATGGCGCGGGTGCAGCCGCACCGCTCGGGACTACGCACGCATATGGCCCTGGCCGTGCACGCCGAGGGCACGGACTACCTCGCCGACATCGGGTTCGGCGCCGGGATGATGTACCCGATGCCGCTGCGCGACGGTGCCGAGGTCGACCAGGCGGGCTGGCCGCACCGGATCGTCCGGCAGGGGAACCTGTGGGCGCTGACCAAGCAGCAGGGGGACGGCTGGGAGGTGCTGCACGCCTCGGACGAGTCGCCGCAGCGGCCGGTCGACTACGAGGTCGCGCATCACTACGTGTCCACCCATCCCCGCTCGCCGTTCACCGGGCAGCTGGTGGTGATGCGGCTGGACCACGGGGTCAGCAGGCGCCTTGTCGGCGACGAGCTGACCGTGGAGCGGGCGAACGGGGAGACCGAGCGGACCCCGGTCCGGCCGGAGCAGCTTGGCGACGTCCTGCGCGATCTCGACCTCGAACCGGGGCCGGCGGACCTGGCCGGCCTGCGTGCCCACCTGTCGTAGCCGCTCGGTCGGGTGGATCGGCGAGAAAACTGGTCAGGAACCTTGTCGAATGTGATTCGGGCGGGTTACCGTCCGGTACACATTCCCGCTCGCGTCCCTGAGCAGCGGATTCGGTGTCCCCAAGGAAGGTGGCAACGATGAGCAGGTCCACCCGGCTTCGCAGGTTCCTCGGCGCCGTGCTGGCGGCGGCCATGGCCTGCACGGTGGCCGCCGCCCCGGCGAGCGCGGCCGCCCCGCCGAAACCCGAGAACGATCCCTTCTACCAGCCACCCCCCGGTTTCGAGTCGACCGAACCGGGCACGGTGCTGCGGTCCCGCCCGGTCGAGCTCGCCGCGTTCGCCCTGCTGCCGCAGAAGGTGCAGGCCTGGCAGCTGCTGTATCGCACGACCGACACCCAGGACCGGCCGCAGGCCACGGTTACCACGGTGCTGCTGCCTTGGGGTGCGGAACCGGACCGTTCCCGGCCGCTGGTCTCCTACCAGGTCGCCGAGGACAGTGCCGCGGCGCACTGTGCGCCCTCATACCAGTGGCGGCAGGGTGCGGGCAACGACAACTTCGTGACGCAGGCCGAGATCCTGCTCGTGGATGCGGCCATCCAGCAGGGCTGGGCGGTGACCGTGCCGGACTACGAGGGCCCGGACAGCGCCTACGTGGCAGGCAAGCAGGCCGGGCAGGCGGTGCTGGACGGTATCCGGGCGGCGCAGGACTTCCCCGCCCTTGGCCTGGACGGTCGGGAGACCGACGTCGGGTTGTGGGGTTACTCCGGTGGCGCGCTGGCCTCCGGCTGGGCTTCCGAGCTGCAACCGGGCTACGCCCCGGAGCTGGACGTCAAGGGCGTCGCCGAGGGTGGGCTGCCGGTGAACGTCGAGCACGTGCTGGACAACGTGAACGGCTCGGTCGTCTCCGGGCTCGCGATGAGTGGCATCGCCGGGCTGAGTGAGGCCTACCCGGAGCTTGCCGGGTACCTGGACGCCAACCTGACGCCGGAGGGCAAGGAGGCCTTCGCGGAGGTCAAGACGCTGTGTAACCCGCAGGCCGTCGCCCGGTTCCCGTTCAAGGACATCTACTCCTACTTCAGCAACGAGGACCCGCTGAACCATCCGGTCGCCCAGGAGGTGCTCGCGGCCAACACGATGGGCAAGCACACCCCGACCGCGCCGCTGTTCGTCTACCACTCGGTGAACGACCAGCTCATCCCACCCGAGGACGTGGACGGCCTGGTCGAACGGTTCTGCGCGGACGGTGCGCAGGTCAGCTACCGCAGGGACGTCCTAAGCGAGCATGCGGCGTTGACCGTCACCGGCGCGGCCAGCGCCATCAACTGGCTGAAAGCGCGTTTCGCGGGCGAACCGTCGTCGCCGGGGTGCGACACCAGGACCGTCGCGTCCTCGCTGCTGTCGCCCCAGGCGCTGGCCACCTTCGGTTCGGCCCTGCTGAATGCGCTGCTGGCCCTTCTCGGCCAGCCCATCCGCTGACCGCTGTGAGTGGCCCGTTCCCTGCGAACTTCGCAGGGAACGGGCCACTCACAGCAGTTGATTGACGGCGGGTGGCAGGCGGGTTACGGTGCTCCGTCGTGAACCTGTCCGACAGCCGGACTGCCGGTCAGGCGGTCCCGCGCCGGGTGAGCGCGATGGAGGCCGTGCTCGCCGACCTGCGGGACGCCATCGGCAGGGGCGAGTACGCCATCGGCGAGAAGCTGCCTGCCGAGTCCGCGCTGGCCCAGCACTACGGCGTCAGCCGGTCGGTGGTGCGGGAGGCGCTGCGCGCCCTGCAGGCGATCGGGCTCACCCGTTCACACACCGGCAAGGGCACCTTCGTCGCGGCCAGCACCGCGGTGGGCAACCCGATCTTCGGCTCCTACTCGGCCCGCGACCTGGTCGAGGTGCGCAGGCATGTGGAGATCCCGGTCACCGGGTACGCCGCGGCCCGGCGCTCCGAGGACGACCTCGACCTGCTGGCCCAGCTGGTCGAGCGGATGGAGACCGAGACCGAGGACCTGGCCTGGACGGCGCTGGACACGCTGTTCCACATCACCATCGCGCAGGCCTCCGGCAACGAGGTCTTCCGGCGTGTGATCGAGGAGATCCGGGACGCCCTGGCCCGCCAGTCCAGCTTCGTCAACCAGCTGCGCGGCCGCCGTGAGCAGTCCAATGTAGAGCACCGCAGGATCGTGCGGGCGATCCTCGCGGGCTCCGAGGACGAGGCCGTGGCCGCCATGCGGGACCACCTGGCCGCGGTCGAGGCCAGCCTGCAGGCGATCGTCGGGCCGGAGGACCGGGATGAGTGAACCGGTACCGCTGGTGCACGTGGTCCGGGACGGCGTGGTGGAAGGTGTCCACTATGGATCCGTCGCCGTGCTCGGCCCGGACGGCACGGTCGAGTTCGCCGCGGGCGATATCGGGGCGCCGTTCTTCCTGCGCTCGGCCGCCAAACCGCTGCAGGCGGCCGGAATGCTGCGGGCCGGGCTGGAACTGCCGGACGACCTGCTCGCGCTGGCCGCCGCCAGCCATTCGGGTGAGGACATCCACCTCGCCGGTACCCACGCCATCCTGCGTGCGGCGGAACTGGACGAGGCGGACCTGGGCAACCCGCCCGCACTGCCGTACGATCCCGCGATGCGCGACGAGTGGCTGGCGCGCGGCCGGGCTCCGCGGCGGGCGGCGCACAACTGTTCCGGCAAGCATGCCGCCATGCTGCGCACGGCCCGTGCCCGCGGCTGGCCGACCCGGAACTATCTGGACCGCGGCCACCCCCTGCAACGCGGGCTCGCCACCACCGTGGCCGAGCTGGCGGGCGAGCGGGTCGCCGAACCCAGCGTGGACGGCTGCGGTGCCCCGCTGTTCTCGGTGTCCCTGACCGGGCTCGCCCGCGCCTCGGCCCGGATCGCGACCGCGCGGGTGGACACCGCCGAGGGCGGCCTCGCCCGTGCCCTGCGTGCGCACCCGGAGATGGTGGCGGGCACCCGCAGGGATGTCACCCACCTGATGCGGGCCTTCCCCGGCCTGATCGCCAAGGACGGCTTCGAGGGCGTACAGGTGGCCGCGTTGCCGGACGGCCACGCGGTGGCGATCAAGATCGCCGACGGCGCCGACCGGGCCAGAATGCCCGCCGCCGCGGCGGCACTGGCGCTGTGCGGCCTCGATCCGGCCCGACTCGCCGAGCAGGCCACGGTCCCGGTGTACGGCGGGGGCGAGGTGGTCGGCAGGCTGCAGCCCGCAGGCGAACTCGGTGCCGCGGCGCTAGCCGCGGGCGCGGGCCAACTCTTCGACGTCAAGTACCCGATCACCCGAGCAAGGAGTGCGGCATGGACGGCCTGATCGACGGAATCGGCGAGGTGAACGACCTCTTCTGGACCTACCTGGTCATCCCGTTGCTCGCGCTGATCGGTATCTACTTCACGGTGCGTTCCGGCGGGGTGCAGGTCCGGATGCTCCCGGAGATGATCCGCAACCTGCGCAGCAAGCCGGAGAACGCGCCGGACGGGAAGAAGGCGATCTCCTCCTTCCAGGCCTTCTCCATCTCGGCCGCGGCCAGGGTCGGCACCGGCAACGTCGCCGGGGTCGCGATCGCCATCGCGCTCGGCGGGCCGGGCGCGGTGCTGTGGATGTGGATCATGGGGCTGGTCGTCGGCTCGGCCGCGTTCGTGGAGTCGACCCTGGCCCAGCTGTTCAAGGTCAGGGATCGCACCGGCTACCGCGGCGGCCCCGCCTACTACATGCAGCACGGGCTGAAGGCCCGCTGGATGGGCATCCTGTTCGCGGTGGTCATCATCTTCACCTTCAGCTTCACCTTCAACATGGTGCAGGCCAACAGCATCGTGGACGCCGTGAACTCCTCGGTGACCGCTGTGACCGGGGAACAGGAAGCGGGCTGGGTGGCCCCGGTGGTCGGCTTCGGCCTGGTCGCACTGGTCGCACTGGTGGTGTTCGGCGGGGTTCGCCGGATCGCGCACGTCGCCCAGATGACCGTGCCGTTCATGGCGCTGATCTACCTGATCATGGGCATCATCGTGGTGCTGATGAACGTGGAGAAGATCCCCACCGTGCTCGGCGACATCGTCGGCGCCGCCTTCGGGTTCAAGGAGATCGGCGCCGCGGCCGTGGGCACCGCGATCATGCAGGGCATCCGGCGCGGCCTGTTCTCCAACGAGGCCGGCATGGGCTCCGCGCCCAACGCGGGCGCCACCGCGGCGGTGAGCCACCCGGTCAAGCAGGGCCTCGCGCAGACCTTCGGGATCTACTTCGACACCCTGATCGTCTGCTCGATCACCGCGTTCATCATCCTGGTCTCCGACCCGACCTACGGTGAGGCCGTCGGTGCCTCGATGACGCAGAGCTCGCTGGAGGCCAACCTCGGCACCTGGTCCCTGCACCTGCTGACGGTGATCATCTTCCTGCTGGCCTTCACCTCGGTGCTCGGAAACTTCTATTACGGCGAAGCGAACCTCACCTTCCTCACCACCAACCCGCGGGCGCTGCCGATCTTCCGCGGGGTGGTGATCGTGATCCTGTTCCTCGGCGCGGTGGCCTCCCTGGAGCTGGTGTGGAGCGTGGCCGACGTGACCATGGGGGTGATGGCCGTGGTCAACCTGCTCGCGGTCGCTCCACTCGGGGTGCTGGCCATGCGGTTGCTCAAGGACTACCAGGAGCAGCGCAGGCAGGGGCTGGACCCGGTGTTCACCCGGGACCGGCTGCCGGACATCCAGGGCGTGCAGTGCTGGGAGGCCGACCGCGCCGAGCTGAAACAGCAGTCGGGCTCCTAGCGGTACATCAACTCGGCTCCGTCGCGGACCCGGTGGGCTCGGCGTCCGGTGTGTCTACTGTGGTCTGATCGTCTTCCTCGGGGCCGCGCAGTTCCCAGGTGCCGCGGCGGCGCAGCACGAACACGTAGTAGGCCAGCGCGAGCAGCAGGATCACCCCGGTGACGATCAGGCTCGGTCTGCCGATCTTGGGGTCCAGCGCGTTCTGGTACACCACGTAGACCAGCGCGGCCAGCCCGATCACCGGGGGTAGCGGGAACAGCGGCATCTTGTAGACGGCGTGCGCCGTGGAGCCGTTCCGCCGCCCGGCGAGCACCGCGACGCACAGGCTCCCGTACACCACGACCAGACCGGTTCCGGTGAGCACCAGCAGCAGGGTCTCGTCCACGAAGCAGATCGCGGCGCCGACCGCCCCGGTCACCAGGGTGGCGACCCACGGGGTGCCGAACCGCGGGTGGATCGCCGCCATACCGCGGTTGATGGAGCGGGACCAGACCCGGTCCCTACCGGTGCTGAACAGCAGCCGCGCGCTCAGCAGGGTGATCGCGATGACCGCGTTGATGATGGCCAGCGCAACCGCGAGGCTGATCACGGTGTTCAGCGTGCTCCCGCCGCGTTCGGTGACGAAGTGGTTCATCATGTTCTCCGCGCCGAAGGTGGCGGCGAGATCCGGGGTGCCGAGCACCATCGCGGTGACCGGAAGCAGCTCGGCGATCACGGTGACCCCGAGTGCCCACAGGATCGCCCGCGCGATACCCCGGTTGGCGTCCGCGGTCTCCTCGCCGAAGTACACCGCGCTGCCGTAGCCGTTGTAGGCGAAGATCGCGACCGCGACCGCCGCGGCGATCAGTCCCACCGAGGCGGGCGCGAGATCCGACCCTCCGGAAGCGACGACCGGGTCCAGCAGCACCTCGCCGAGCGGGCGTTCCACGTTGAGGAAGCCGAGCATGGACAGCACCACCAGCGCCGCCATCTCTACCGCGAGGAAGATCCCGGTGACCACCGCGTTGAACTTGACGTCGAACACCGCGAGTATCGCGGAGCCGATGACCACCACCGCGGCGGTGACCTGGCCGTTCAGCCCTGGTAGCAGCACACCGAGATAGGTGCCGACCCCGAGCGCGATCACCGCGAGGATCAGCAGCTGGGTGATCAGGAACAGGCCGAGGATCAGGAATCCGGGCAACCTGCCGAGGGTGCGGCCCACGATCGCGTACTCGCCGCCGGACAGCGGGTAGGCCGAGGCCAGCTCGGCGTAGACGAAGGCCATGAAGATCCCGACCACGCCCGCGGCCAGGAAGCTCCACAGTGCACCGGTTCCGGCCTGCTCCAGCACGCCCGGCGCGATGATGAACACCGATGATGCCGGGGTGATCGCGGACAGCGTGATCAGCACGGTGCCGAGGACCTTCAGTCCACGGCGCAACTGCGTTGGCTGCTCGGTGTTCGAGGTATCGGTTGGGTTCTCGGATGCGGTCATTGCAATCCCTTGCTCGGGTCGTGTACCCCGTCTACTGCCGCCGGAGCAGCCGCACGAGATCGTCGTGTGGCAGCCCCGGGGAACGGTGGTCGTCCCTTCCGACCATGGTTCGGCCCGCGACCAGCGCGTTCAGCACGGCTTCCTCGACCGCTTCCACCACCGCGCGGTAGTAGGGGTCCATGCGTCCCCATGGGATGAAGCGAAGTACGTCGTAATCGCCCGCACCCGGTTCGCCGCGCGGGAAGGAACTGTTCAGCGCACCGGCGTTGGCCGTGCTGAAGGCGAGGAAGACGTCCCCGGAGAAGTGCGAACCGGTGGTTCCGGTACGGGCGAGACCCAGTGGTACCCGCCGGGCCAGCGCGGTGCACTGGTTCGGCAGCAGCGGGGCGTCGGTGCCAAGGATGACGATCACCGAACCGGCGCCGGGCGGGGTGGCCCAGTCCATCTCCTCCATCGGGTTGTCCACGGCGAGGGCGTTACCGACCGGGGTGCCGGTGACGGTCAGCTCTCGCCGGGATCCGAAGTTGGCCTGTACGAAGGCGCCAACCGTGTAGCTGTGCTGTCCATACCGGACGGTCCGGGAGGCGGTTCCGCTGCCGCCCTTGAAGGCGTAGCAGTTCATCCCGGTACCGCCGCCGACCGAACCCTCGACGATCGGGCCGGGCGCCGCGGTTTCGATCGCCTGCACCGCGTGTTCCGGCCGCACATGTGGGCCGTTGATGTCGTTCAGGTAACCGTCCCAGGTCTCGGCGACCACCGGCAGCAGCCATTCCGCGGCCATCGCGGGTTTGTGCTCGACGATCCAGTCGATGACGCCCCGGTGGCAGGGCCCGACGGCGTGCGTGTTGGTGATCAGCACCGGAGTGTCCAGCGAACCGGTCTCGCTGAGCCAGGTGGTTCCGGTCATCTCGCCGTTGCCGTTCAGCGAGTACCAGCCCGCGGCGCAGGCGGTGCCGACACCTTCCCTGCCCCGCGGCAGTAGCGCGGTGACCCCGGTGCGTACCGGCCCGGATCCGGTGCGCAGTGGCCCGTCACCCTCGATGAGCGTGGTGTAACCGACTTCCACCCCGGGCACATCGGTGATTCCGTTGTGCGGGCCGGTGTTGCCCGGCAGGTCGATGCCGAGGTCCCTGGCCCGAACCGGCTGGCTCATCGTTCCTCCTGGCGGCCTGCTGCGCGATGCCAGCCAGAATCAAACGTCGCACATTGTTGAATTACAAGGGACTTTTGTTACCGTACAAAAGATGTGGACCGCGGAGCGCCTTGCCGCCCGCCTCGCCGAGAGCAGCGCCGATGGCATTGCCCGGTCGGTGGCGCGGCTGGTGTCCACCGGTGAGATCGAGGTCGGCACCCGGTTGCCGACGGTCCGGGCGCTGGCCAGGTCGCTGCGGGTGAGCCCGACGACGGTGTCCGAGGCCTGGCGTTCGCTCTCCAGTGCCGGGGTGGTGGAGACCGGTGGTCGCCGGGGCACCACCGTGCGGGGGCGGCCGCAGCCCGCCGCGGCGACCAGGTTCTCCAAGCTGCACCACAACGGCCCGCCGCCCGCGCTGGACCTGTCCACCGGA
The sequence above is drawn from the Amycolatopsis aidingensis genome and encodes:
- a CDS encoding APC family permease, with the protein product MTASENPTDTSNTEQPTQLRRGLKVLGTVLITLSAITPASSVFIIAPGVLEQAGTGALWSFLAAGVVGIFMAFVYAELASAYPLSGGEYAIVGRTLGRLPGFLILGLFLITQLLILAVIALGVGTYLGVLLPGLNGQVTAAVVVIGSAILAVFDVKFNAVVTGIFLAVEMAALVVLSMLGFLNVERPLGEVLLDPVVASGGSDLAPASVGLIAAAVAVAIFAYNGYGSAVYFGEETADANRGIARAILWALGVTVIAELLPVTAMVLGTPDLAATFGAENMMNHFVTERGGSTLNTVISLAVALAIINAVIAITLLSARLLFSTGRDRVWSRSINRGMAAIHPRFGTPWVATLVTGAVGAAICFVDETLLLVLTGTGLVVVYGSLCVAVLAGRRNGSTAHAVYKMPLFPLPPVIGLAALVYVVYQNALDPKIGRPSLIVTGVILLLALAYYVFVLRRRGTWELRGPEEDDQTTVDTPDAEPTGSATEPS
- a CDS encoding DmpA family aminopeptidase; this encodes MSQPVRARDLGIDLPGNTGPHNGITDVPGVEVGYTTLIEGDGPLRTGSGPVRTGVTALLPRGREGVGTACAAGWYSLNGNGEMTGTTWLSETGSLDTPVLITNTHAVGPCHRGVIDWIVEHKPAMAAEWLLPVVAETWDGYLNDINGPHVRPEHAVQAIETAAPGPIVEGSVGGGTGMNCYAFKGGSGTASRTVRYGQHSYTVGAFVQANFGSRRELTVTGTPVGNALAVDNPMEEMDWATPPGAGSVIVILGTDAPLLPNQCTALARRVPLGLARTGTTGSHFSGDVFLAFSTANAGALNSSFPRGEPGAGDYDVLRFIPWGRMDPYYRAVVEAVEEAVLNALVAGRTMVGRDDHRSPGLPHDDLVRLLRRQ